From Verrucomicrobia bacterium S94, the proteins below share one genomic window:
- a CDS encoding DUF1080 domain-containing protein, with protein sequence MVKPLLYLIIAASAALAGSDWENCFNGKNLEGWIVKVNGFEPGENPGNLFRVENGLLTVSYEDFRNNRFKDEFGHIFINRPFTNYHFYCEYRFIGEQFPGGPEWAHSNSGAMLSGQAPETMEINQKFPISLEFQFLAQDESGTRTTGSICTPGTYVDVNGETVKQHVIPSRGIARPLGEWVQAEAVFQDGKIKHIINGETVIEYSNPKYDDGTPITHGWISLQAESHPIQFRNIRIKELD encoded by the coding sequence ATGGTTAAACCTCTGCTGTATTTAATCATTGCCGCATCAGCGGCTCTTGCCGGAAGCGACTGGGAGAACTGCTTCAACGGAAAAAATCTGGAAGGCTGGATCGTTAAAGTAAACGGCTTTGAACCCGGAGAAAATCCCGGCAACCTGTTCCGCGTCGAAAACGGTCTGCTCACCGTCTCGTACGAAGATTTCCGGAACAATCGCTTTAAAGATGAATTCGGCCACATCTTCATCAACAGGCCCTTCACGAATTATCATTTTTACTGCGAATACCGTTTTATTGGGGAGCAGTTCCCCGGCGGGCCGGAGTGGGCCCATTCAAACAGCGGAGCCATGCTCTCCGGTCAGGCCCCGGAAACCATGGAAATAAATCAGAAATTTCCGATATCCCTCGAATTCCAGTTCCTGGCTCAGGACGAATCCGGCACACGAACAACCGGCTCCATCTGCACACCGGGAACATACGTTGACGTCAACGGCGAAACCGTTAAACAGCACGTCATCCCAAGCCGCGGCATTGCGCGGCCCCTCGGTGAATGGGTTCAGGCTGAAGCTGTTTTTCAGGACGGAAAAATCAAACACATCATCAATGGCGAAACCGTCATAGAATACAGCAACCCGAAATACGACGACGGAACCCCCATCACTCATGGCTGGATTTCACTTCAGGCCGAAAGCCACCCTATACAGTTTCGTAACATCCGGATCAAAGAACTCGATTAA
- a CDS encoding Dyp-type peroxidase, translated as MTYYQTGIVDNLPAHGRYLTFEHLPGTPPTGALQRLQTVADGSELVVGLGRSLTLELNADIPNLGTFPADPKARIEVPSTPAALWCWLRGAERGDLIHRSRELKNQLSEAFECINTIDAFKHGSGRDLTGYEDGTENPEGQEALDAALLRGAGDGLDGSSYAAVQTWVHNLNRFKALPPNKQDHTIGRRLSDNEELADAPPSAHTKRTEQESFSPEAFMMRRSMPWADSSAEGLNFVAFGRDFRSFEVQLARMVGIEDGITDALFNFSRPVTGNYFWCPPVFQGRLDLRALNLQQPDLAALPNFG; from the coding sequence ATGACATATTATCAGACCGGAATCGTTGATAATCTCCCGGCCCATGGACGCTACCTCACCTTTGAACATCTCCCCGGAACGCCACCGACCGGAGCTCTCCAGCGCCTGCAGACCGTGGCCGACGGCAGTGAGCTGGTCGTCGGTCTGGGCCGCTCGCTGACCCTCGAGCTGAATGCCGACATTCCAAACCTTGGAACTTTTCCGGCCGATCCGAAGGCGCGTATCGAAGTTCCCTCCACGCCCGCTGCACTGTGGTGCTGGCTGCGCGGTGCCGAACGTGGCGACCTGATCCACCGAAGCCGCGAACTTAAAAACCAGCTTTCTGAGGCCTTTGAATGTATCAACACGATTGATGCATTCAAACACGGCTCCGGCCGCGATCTTACCGGCTATGAAGACGGCACGGAAAATCCAGAAGGTCAGGAAGCACTGGATGCCGCATTGCTGCGGGGAGCCGGTGACGGCCTCGACGGATCAAGCTATGCCGCCGTACAGACCTGGGTGCATAACCTCAACCGATTTAAAGCCCTGCCTCCAAACAAGCAGGATCACACCATCGGCCGGCGACTGAGCGATAACGAAGAGCTCGCTGATGCTCCGCCATCAGCACACACCAAACGCACCGAGCAGGAAAGCTTTTCCCCAGAAGCATTTATGATGCGACGCTCCATGCCCTGGGCCGACTCATCAGCCGAAGGACTAAATTTTGTGGCCTTCGGGCGCGATTTCCGCTCTTTCGAAGTGCAGCTGGCCCGCATGGTCGGTATCGAAGACGGCATCACCGATGCCCTGTTTAATTTTTCGAGGCCGGTGACCGGAAACTATTTCTGGTGCCCGCCAGTTTTTCAGGGCCGGCTGGATCTCCGCGCCCTGAACCTGCAGCAACCGGACCTTGCCGCACTTCCGAACTTCGGATAA
- the accC gene encoding acetyl-CoA carboxylase biotin carboxylase subunit has product MFKKVLIANRGEIALRIIRACKELGIQSVAVYSEADADSLHVQMADEAVCIGPAAATDSYLKITNIISAAEVADVDAIHPGYGFLAENAHFAEICANCNITFIGPSAECINQMGDKAIARDTMKAAGVPITPGSDGVLKTPDDALALAKKMGYPVLLKAVAGGGGKGMRVARNDVSLVQGFMAASAEGEASFGNPDLFMEKYIESARHVEVQIIGDKHGNVCHVGERDCSIQRRHQKLVEEAPCPTLTDEERKALGDAAVKAGKAVGYNSAGTLEFLYDEIEKKFYFMEMNTRIQVEHTVSEEVSGIDLMKEQIRVAAGEKLSFTQDDVKITGHAIEYRVNAEDPYNNFTPAPGPVEAVHFPGGPGIRIDSHVYSGYNISPYYDSMIAKIIVRGKDREEAIMRMRRALEEFTISGPHTSVPLGEALMTDKAFIDGSYNTAYLEKFMHEVFLNG; this is encoded by the coding sequence ATGTTTAAGAAGGTACTCATTGCCAACCGCGGCGAAATTGCCCTGCGCATCATCCGTGCGTGCAAGGAACTGGGCATTCAATCCGTTGCGGTTTATTCCGAGGCAGATGCTGATTCGCTGCATGTTCAGATGGCTGATGAAGCTGTCTGTATCGGACCTGCAGCGGCGACCGACAGCTATCTGAAAATCACCAATATCATCAGTGCGGCAGAAGTGGCAGATGTGGATGCCATTCATCCCGGGTATGGTTTTCTGGCGGAAAACGCTCATTTTGCTGAAATCTGTGCCAACTGCAATATCACATTTATCGGCCCTTCCGCAGAATGCATCAATCAGATGGGTGATAAAGCCATTGCGCGCGATACCATGAAAGCGGCCGGTGTGCCGATCACTCCGGGTTCCGACGGAGTGCTGAAGACGCCCGATGATGCACTGGCACTGGCTAAGAAAATGGGTTATCCGGTGCTGCTCAAAGCAGTGGCCGGTGGTGGCGGCAAAGGGATGCGTGTTGCGCGCAACGATGTTTCTCTGGTTCAGGGGTTTATGGCGGCTTCCGCCGAGGGTGAGGCATCATTCGGGAACCCGGATCTGTTCATGGAAAAATATATAGAGTCAGCCCGGCATGTTGAAGTGCAGATTATCGGCGACAAGCATGGAAATGTCTGCCATGTGGGAGAGCGTGACTGCTCGATTCAGCGGCGGCATCAGAAACTGGTTGAAGAGGCTCCGTGTCCGACGCTCACAGATGAAGAGCGTAAAGCGCTCGGCGATGCAGCGGTTAAAGCCGGTAAGGCTGTTGGATATAACAGTGCGGGAACGCTGGAATTTCTCTATGACGAAATTGAGAAAAAATTCTACTTCATGGAAATGAACACCCGGATTCAGGTGGAGCATACGGTTTCTGAAGAGGTTTCCGGCATTGATCTCATGAAAGAACAGATTCGGGTTGCTGCCGGGGAAAAACTGTCGTTCACCCAGGACGATGTGAAGATTACCGGCCACGCGATTGAATACCGGGTCAATGCGGAAGATCCATACAACAACTTTACACCGGCACCGGGGCCTGTCGAAGCGGTTCATTTTCCGGGCGGACCCGGCATTCGAATCGATTCTCATGTCTATTCCGGGTATAATATTTCACCGTATTACGACAGTATGATCGCGAAAATCATTGTTCGAGGTAAAGATCGTGAAGAAGCGATTATGCGTATGCGCCGCGCTCTCGAAGAGTTCACCATCAGCGGGCCCCATACTTCGGTTCCGCTGGGTGAGGCACTGATGACGGATAAGGCCTTTATTGACGGGAGCTACAACACGGCCTATCTTGAAAAATTCATGCATGAGGTATTTCTGAACGGATAG
- a CDS encoding ParB/RepB/Spo0J family partition protein has protein sequence MAGKKPALGRGLDVLIKDGSTTGRKTPAGKASAKAVPKKTAEADAGGVREVPVAKIVASPWQPRSVFEADALTELVESIKVHGVLQPLLVREVGSKFELIAGERRLRASQAAMLKRVPVIVIEASDEKALEIALIENLQREDLNPIEEAEGYALLQKKFNMTQDQVARQVGKARASVANALRLLELPDSIRKYVAEGLLSVGHAKVLLSLDSEKNQSVLARKAIKDGLSVRALEKLVKKMTSPPKKPRAEKSDLPSDYLQTLTDELHQYLGTSIRITPSKTLANGKKVKGSLEIDYHDNDELDRLLTIIGYVSDL, from the coding sequence ATGGCGGGGAAAAAACCAGCGCTCGGGCGAGGGCTCGATGTACTTATTAAGGATGGCTCCACAACCGGAAGAAAAACGCCGGCTGGAAAAGCATCGGCCAAGGCGGTGCCGAAGAAAACGGCGGAAGCTGATGCCGGCGGTGTGCGGGAGGTCCCGGTGGCCAAAATAGTGGCCAGTCCTTGGCAGCCCCGAAGCGTATTCGAGGCGGATGCCCTTACGGAACTGGTAGAGTCGATTAAGGTGCACGGTGTTCTGCAACCGTTGCTGGTGCGCGAAGTGGGAAGCAAATTTGAACTGATTGCCGGTGAACGACGGCTGCGTGCGTCTCAGGCGGCGATGTTGAAGCGTGTGCCGGTGATTGTGATCGAAGCTTCTGATGAAAAAGCCTTGGAAATTGCTCTGATTGAAAACCTGCAGCGCGAAGACCTGAATCCGATTGAAGAGGCGGAGGGGTATGCGCTGCTGCAGAAAAAATTTAATATGACGCAGGATCAGGTTGCCCGTCAGGTGGGGAAGGCGCGGGCCTCGGTGGCCAATGCGCTGCGGCTGCTGGAACTGCCGGACTCGATTCGGAAATATGTGGCCGAAGGGCTGCTTTCGGTGGGGCATGCAAAGGTGCTGCTTTCGCTTGATTCGGAGAAGAATCAGTCCGTTCTTGCCCGCAAAGCGATCAAAGACGGTTTGTCTGTACGGGCGCTTGAAAAGCTGGTTAAGAAAATGACCTCTCCGCCGAAAAAACCGCGGGCGGAAAAATCGGATTTGCCGAGTGATTATCTGCAGACACTCACCGATGAGCTGCATCAGTATCTGGGAACAAGCATCCGGATTACGCCTTCAAAAACGTTGGCAAACGGAAAGAAAGTGAAGGGTTCGCTTGAAATAGATTATCATGACAACGATGAACTTGACCGTCTGCTGACGATCATCGGTTATGTGAGCGATCTTTAA
- a CDS encoding Asp23/Gls24 family envelope stress response protein, whose translation MENTAGNAVLDTQDLTVSPETSGSEYGQISINPNVFAIIAHETAKEVPGVVELQGSLADGIAGIIGKKAKDKGIRVEEEQDLLTVNLTVVLEFGVNIPEICLQLQAAVKKTIEDMTGKQVYAVNVVVQGIRNNQGDKRAIEE comes from the coding sequence ATGGAGAACACCGCAGGGAATGCTGTACTGGATACGCAGGATCTGACTGTATCACCGGAAACTTCGGGTTCCGAATATGGACAGATCAGTATCAATCCTAACGTTTTTGCTATTATTGCGCACGAGACGGCCAAAGAGGTTCCCGGTGTGGTTGAACTGCAGGGTTCGCTCGCGGACGGCATTGCCGGAATCATTGGGAAAAAAGCCAAGGATAAGGGGATTCGTGTTGAAGAGGAGCAGGATCTTCTGACGGTTAATCTGACGGTGGTTCTTGAGTTTGGAGTTAACATTCCCGAGATCTGCCTGCAGCTGCAGGCGGCGGTTAAAAAGACCATTGAGGATATGACCGGGAAACAGGTTTATGCTGTGAATGTCGTCGTTCAGGGGATTCGCAACAATCAGGGCGATAAACGGGCGATTGAGGAATAA
- a CDS encoding glutaredoxin 3, with product MNVDIYYAKVCGLCTEAIHFLHKRGITFTAYAVEYDAAADQFVDSENTREMYRRCGGPVDIVPQIFIGDRHFAGWRQLEPLIQSGEIDRILPEGG from the coding sequence ATGAATGTTGATATATACTACGCCAAAGTCTGCGGTCTGTGTACCGAAGCCATCCATTTCCTGCATAAACGCGGGATCACCTTCACCGCCTATGCCGTCGAATACGACGCTGCAGCCGATCAATTTGTCGATTCAGAAAATACCCGGGAGATGTACCGGCGCTGCGGCGGCCCGGTCGATATTGTGCCGCAGATCTTCATCGGTGACCGCCATTTTGCCGGCTGGCGTCAACTCGAACCGCTGATTCAATCCGGCGAAATCGACCGTATTCTACCCGAAGGTGGATAG
- the amaP gene encoding alkaline shock response membrane anchor protein AmaP: MSSFRGFATIRAINGRLRNKVMKRTGMGSIITNAVLLILGGALVYGNTFNRELGVRISKVLSTPLGSLVLGSVMIAAVILSRAARFVGKKEKFIDFQSDDGNVGISTKAIRDFIERVGKEFDSVKSIDSRLVHNKGSVDIVISIKVVSDTKIPELTQKLQQRVRERVRESLGIEGIGNITVKIAEIVGESTRKTADAPLVEE; encoded by the coding sequence ATGTCGTCGTTCAGGGGATTCGCAACAATCAGGGCGATAAACGGGCGATTGAGGAATAAAGTGATGAAACGAACCGGAATGGGCAGTATCATTACTAATGCCGTGCTGCTGATTCTCGGTGGTGCGCTGGTATACGGCAATACCTTCAATCGCGAGCTGGGTGTACGTATAAGTAAAGTGCTGTCGACCCCGCTTGGCAGCCTGGTTCTCGGCAGTGTAATGATTGCTGCTGTTATTCTCAGCCGGGCTGCCCGTTTTGTCGGAAAAAAGGAAAAGTTTATTGATTTCCAGTCCGATGACGGCAACGTCGGAATCAGCACAAAGGCCATCCGGGACTTTATCGAACGTGTAGGCAAGGAATTTGATTCCGTAAAAAGTATTGATAGTCGGTTGGTACATAACAAAGGAAGTGTCGATATTGTCATCAGTATCAAAGTGGTGTCCGACACGAAGATTCCCGAATTGACTCAGAAATTGCAGCAACGGGTCCGTGAGCGTGTGCGCGAATCGCTGGGTATTGAGGGAATTGGGAATATAACCGTCAAGATTGCTGAAATTGTCGGAGAATCAACTCGTAAAACCGCCGATGCGCCGCTGGTTGAGGAATAG
- a CDS encoding Gfo/Idh/MocA family oxidoreductase, whose translation MSIETRRRTFLASSIATGAGLTILPSGSLAGKGPGGKINIALIGAYGRGKQHYHDLKTQNVVAICDVHSECMKFAAKEFPKAKQYTDWRKCLEQKDLDAVVICTPDHHHAFISIWAMNRGLHVYCEKPLGDCVAEARAVREVYLQNKNKLATQHGTQRHANPNFDRVAEMIKGGAIGELQDVHTWGNRTHNKTAYLPDAGKPPAGINWNQWIGPVQWHPYNPGYFDLHPGRGCLSWNMYDDFGSWQIGDMGSHTVDLAWNTIDAEAPTKIKAFGDPPSPYVCPSKLTAIFTLPANDWRDEIRLAWYQGGPLPKSPNNAIDLRKISHGAMFKGTKGVLIADFNNRILLPLGKDTDMTYYTPPHKARAPIGGFMQQWFNACKGDLKTDCDFDYAGTMIETLMLGLVAHKVGKELTYDRKTGKVTNNEKANEYLSKPYREGWVLNG comes from the coding sequence ATGAGTATTGAAACCAGAAGAAGAACATTCCTCGCCTCATCAATAGCCACAGGTGCCGGCCTGACCATCCTCCCCTCAGGTTCACTCGCCGGGAAAGGACCCGGCGGAAAAATCAACATCGCGTTAATCGGCGCCTACGGGCGCGGCAAACAGCACTATCACGATCTCAAGACCCAGAATGTGGTAGCTATCTGCGATGTCCACAGCGAATGCATGAAATTTGCCGCAAAGGAATTCCCCAAAGCCAAGCAGTACACCGACTGGCGGAAATGCCTTGAACAGAAAGATCTGGATGCCGTTGTTATCTGCACCCCCGATCACCACCACGCCTTTATCTCAATCTGGGCTATGAACCGCGGACTGCACGTCTACTGCGAAAAACCGCTGGGCGACTGCGTAGCCGAAGCCCGCGCTGTGCGCGAAGTCTACCTGCAAAACAAGAATAAACTGGCGACCCAGCACGGCACACAGCGGCATGCCAATCCCAACTTTGACCGGGTTGCAGAAATGATCAAAGGCGGTGCCATCGGCGAGCTCCAGGACGTACACACCTGGGGAAACCGCACGCACAACAAAACCGCCTACCTGCCCGATGCCGGCAAACCGCCGGCCGGAATCAACTGGAACCAATGGATCGGACCGGTCCAGTGGCACCCCTACAACCCCGGCTACTTCGATTTACACCCCGGCCGCGGCTGTCTGAGCTGGAACATGTATGACGATTTCGGAAGCTGGCAGATCGGCGACATGGGCAGCCATACCGTTGATCTGGCCTGGAACACGATTGATGCCGAAGCCCCCACCAAAATCAAAGCCTTCGGCGACCCGCCCAGCCCCTATGTCTGCCCCTCCAAACTGACGGCAATTTTCACTCTTCCCGCAAATGACTGGCGCGATGAAATCCGCCTGGCCTGGTATCAGGGAGGACCGCTTCCGAAATCACCGAACAATGCCATCGACCTCAGAAAAATCAGCCACGGCGCCATGTTCAAAGGAACCAAGGGCGTTCTGATTGCCGATTTCAACAACCGCATTCTGCTTCCGCTCGGAAAAGACACGGATATGACCTACTACACCCCGCCCCACAAAGCCCGTGCACCGATCGGCGGCTTTATGCAGCAGTGGTTCAATGCCTGCAAAGGCGACCTGAAAACCGACTGCGATTTTGATTATGCCGGCACCATGATTGAAACGCTAATGCTCGGGCTGGTGGCACACAAGGTCGGCAAAGAGCTGACCTACGACCGTAAAACCGGGAAAGTAACCAACAACGAAAAAGCGAACGAATATCTCTCCAAACCCTATCGTGAAGGCTGGGTACTCAATGGTTAA
- a CDS encoding adenylosuccinate lyase translates to MITAISPIDGRYASKVAELTECFSEYALVRNRVRVEVLWLMALCDESGIPECRALTSEEEILLMGIVEDFTPQEAEKVKAIERTTNHDVKAVEYYLKQKIEGTTVEELSEFLHFACTSEDINNLSHALMLKDGLAAVLPHQQEIISQLKSFAKDWKKVSMLARTHGQTASPTTIGKELAVFADRLATQKRKIESVEILGKLNGAVGNFNAHLSAYPDVDWLSLAKGVIEDKLGLKQNLFTTQIEPHDYMAEIFDAFSRFNTVLIDVDRDIWTYISMGYFGQKTIKGEVGSSTMPHKVNPIDFENSEGNLGLANALFGHLSAKLPISRLQRDLTDSTVLRNMGVGFGYSVIAYLSTLKGFGKLKLREEVLASDLDHAWEVLAEPVQTVMRKAGIEKPYEKLKDLTRGKDGITKETIREFVQGLEIDDTDKQRLLQMTPASYVGMAEKIADML, encoded by the coding sequence ATGATTACTGCCATCAGCCCGATTGACGGGCGCTATGCTTCGAAGGTTGCCGAACTGACCGAATGTTTTTCAGAATATGCACTGGTACGCAACCGTGTGCGTGTTGAAGTGCTCTGGCTTATGGCGTTGTGTGACGAATCAGGAATTCCGGAGTGCCGTGCGCTCACCAGCGAAGAAGAGATTCTGCTGATGGGGATTGTTGAAGATTTCACGCCACAGGAGGCCGAGAAAGTCAAGGCCATCGAGCGCACCACGAATCACGATGTCAAAGCGGTTGAATATTATCTCAAACAGAAGATCGAGGGCACAACGGTTGAGGAACTTTCTGAATTTCTTCATTTTGCCTGCACGTCTGAAGATATCAACAATCTGTCCCATGCGCTGATGCTTAAAGATGGACTGGCAGCCGTTCTGCCGCATCAGCAGGAAATCATCAGTCAGCTGAAATCCTTTGCCAAGGATTGGAAAAAAGTGTCGATGCTCGCCCGCACACATGGGCAGACCGCGTCTCCGACGACAATCGGTAAAGAACTTGCTGTTTTCGCCGATCGGCTGGCTACGCAGAAACGGAAAATCGAATCGGTTGAGATTCTCGGTAAGCTGAATGGAGCGGTGGGTAATTTCAATGCACATCTTTCGGCTTATCCGGATGTCGACTGGCTGTCGTTGGCGAAAGGGGTAATTGAAGATAAGCTGGGTCTGAAACAGAACCTGTTTACTACGCAGATCGAGCCGCACGATTACATGGCGGAAATTTTCGATGCGTTCAGCCGCTTCAATACTGTTCTGATCGATGTCGACCGGGATATCTGGACCTATATTTCGATGGGCTATTTCGGTCAGAAAACCATCAAGGGTGAGGTGGGATCCTCCACCATGCCGCATAAGGTCAATCCCATCGACTTCGAGAACTCGGAAGGTAATCTCGGCCTAGCCAATGCGCTTTTTGGTCATCTGTCTGCCAAGCTTCCGATTTCCCGTCTGCAGCGTGATCTGACCGATTCCACCGTCCTGCGTAATATGGGGGTCGGTTTCGGTTATTCTGTAATCGCCTATCTTTCCACACTTAAAGGATTCGGTAAACTCAAGTTGCGGGAGGAGGTTCTCGCTTCCGATCTTGATCATGCCTGGGAAGTGCTGGCTGAACCGGTGCAGACGGTTATGCGTAAAGCGGGTATTGAAAAACCCTATGAAAAACTCAAAGACCTCACCCGAGGTAAAGACGGAATCACCAAAGAGACGATCCGTGAATTTGTTCAAGGGCTGGAAATCGATGACACCGATAAGCAGCGGCTGTTGCAAATGACGCCGGCTTCTTATGTGGGCATGGCGGAAAAAATTGCAGATATGCTTTAG
- the accB gene encoding acetyl-CoA carboxylase biotin carboxyl carrier protein: protein MEIKDIKRIVELMKANELTEFSMKDNDFELAMKRGGEETVVYAAPPAAPVGTAPVAAAAVAPAEAAPAVDENEGLVEIPSPIVGTFYRKPAPDADNFADVGMEVTEDTVVCIVEAMKVMNEIKAEVKGIIRKVLVDDASPVQYGQPLFLVEPK, encoded by the coding sequence ATGGAAATCAAGGATATTAAGCGCATCGTTGAGTTGATGAAAGCGAACGAGCTGACCGAGTTCTCAATGAAGGACAACGATTTTGAACTGGCGATGAAGCGTGGCGGTGAAGAGACGGTGGTCTATGCCGCTCCTCCGGCAGCTCCTGTTGGAACCGCTCCTGTTGCGGCTGCCGCTGTTGCGCCGGCTGAGGCAGCTCCTGCTGTAGATGAAAATGAAGGACTGGTTGAGATTCCTTCTCCGATTGTCGGAACGTTTTATCGCAAACCGGCGCCGGATGCGGATAACTTTGCAGATGTCGGCATGGAAGTGACGGAAGATACGGTCGTCTGTATTGTTGAGGCTATGAAGGTGATGAACGAAATCAAAGCCGAAGTGAAGGGGATCATTCGGAAGGTCCTTGTTGATGACGCTTCGCCGGTACAGTATGGCCAGCCGCTCTTCCTCGTAGAACCGAAATAA
- a CDS encoding SIS domain-containing protein encodes MDIAGIKAESRAVSDQVFQELIPAVEQIAVLMADCLKAGGKVMACGNGGSSADAQHFAGELVNRFLMNRKPYAGLALNTDASVLTSISNDFSYEEIFSKQVEGLGRSGDILVGFSTSGNSGNVLKAFEAAKELGIKTVAFLGGSGGKILPLSDYALVVSCSSHTPRIQEGHELMMHLICERLEELMEG; translated from the coding sequence ATGGATATTGCAGGAATTAAGGCGGAGTCCCGCGCTGTGTCGGATCAGGTTTTTCAGGAGCTGATTCCCGCTGTGGAGCAAATTGCGGTTTTGATGGCAGACTGTCTTAAAGCCGGCGGAAAAGTGATGGCCTGCGGGAATGGCGGAAGCTCTGCCGATGCCCAGCATTTTGCCGGGGAACTGGTAAACCGGTTTCTGATGAACCGGAAGCCCTATGCCGGTCTTGCACTCAACACCGATGCGTCTGTATTGACTTCAATCAGCAACGATTTTTCCTATGAAGAGATTTTCTCTAAACAGGTGGAAGGGCTGGGGCGTTCCGGTGATATTCTGGTGGGCTTTTCAACTTCCGGAAATTCGGGGAATGTACTGAAAGCATTTGAAGCGGCGAAAGAGCTGGGGATTAAAACCGTCGCTTTTCTTGGAGGAAGCGGCGGGAAAATACTTCCTCTTTCCGATTATGCACTGGTGGTTTCCTGCTCATCGCATACCCCGCGTATTCAGGAAGGACATGAACTTATGATGCACCTGATCTGTGAGCGCCTTGAAGAGCTTATGGAAGGCTGA
- a CDS encoding O-acetyl-ADP-ribose deacetylase translates to MVEIIKGDITTLRVDAIVNAANPTLLGGGGVDGAIHRAAGPRLKAECAMVGGCPTGSAKLTEGYDLPARFVIHAVGPVWHGGDQGEDELLASCYRACFRLAEEHRIDSLAFPCISTGVYNFPFERACGIALCEIFRALGEGSRVKQVFCVCFSDEDFELYQRILSTFG, encoded by the coding sequence ATGGTAGAGATCATCAAAGGCGATATCACTACATTAAGGGTAGATGCTATTGTGAATGCGGCTAATCCGACGCTGCTGGGCGGCGGCGGAGTTGACGGAGCGATTCATCGTGCAGCCGGTCCCCGGTTGAAAGCCGAATGCGCCATGGTCGGCGGCTGTCCGACCGGGTCAGCAAAACTGACCGAGGGCTATGATCTTCCTGCACGTTTCGTTATTCATGCGGTCGGGCCGGTCTGGCATGGCGGGGATCAGGGCGAGGATGAACTACTGGCTTCCTGCTATCGGGCCTGTTTCAGATTGGCAGAGGAACATCGCATTGATTCGCTGGCCTTTCCATGCATCAGCACCGGTGTTTATAATTTTCCGTTCGAGCGTGCCTGCGGAATCGCGTTGTGCGAAATTTTTCGGGCGCTGGGCGAGGGCAGTCGCGTGAAACAGGTTTTCTGCGTCTGCTTTTCCGATGAAGATTTCGAGCTGTATCAGCGGATTCTATCCACCTTCGGGTAG
- a CDS encoding xylose isomerase: protein MNRRSFGAAGALLAAGTAASGISGTETDSPGQVFRMNYAPGFRHFVHSAGKDPLDQIQFMYDHGFRAIEDNGMMNRPPELQQKIGDRLAALDMTMGVFVTGFGMNSLMLTSNIMGDKYRGKGITPDKKAVRAELKKNCEKAITTAKRVNARWTTVVLGAYNPNLNAEYQFANVVENLRFCSELMEPHGLIMVMEPLNYINHPGVFLKTVPQAYAIAKAVDSPSCKILDDLYHEQIQNGNLIHNLDRAWDEIAYIQVGDVPGRKEPTTGEINYKNIFQHLHQKGYKGIIGMEHGISRPGIEGERSLIQAYREVDNFEL, encoded by the coding sequence ATGAACAGAAGATCATTCGGAGCCGCCGGAGCATTGCTGGCTGCCGGAACGGCTGCATCGGGCATATCCGGAACGGAAACCGACAGTCCCGGACAGGTATTCCGGATGAATTATGCGCCGGGCTTCCGTCATTTTGTACACAGCGCGGGAAAAGATCCGCTCGACCAGATCCAGTTTATGTACGACCACGGATTCCGGGCCATTGAAGACAACGGCATGATGAACCGGCCACCCGAACTGCAGCAGAAAATCGGCGATCGGCTCGCAGCTCTGGACATGACCATGGGTGTATTTGTCACCGGATTCGGCATGAACAGCCTGATGCTCACCTCCAACATTATGGGCGACAAATACCGCGGAAAAGGCATCACCCCCGATAAAAAAGCCGTCAGGGCTGAACTGAAAAAAAATTGCGAGAAAGCGATCACTACCGCCAAACGCGTGAATGCCAGATGGACCACCGTTGTTCTGGGCGCATACAACCCGAACCTCAACGCGGAATATCAGTTTGCCAATGTAGTGGAAAACCTCAGATTCTGTTCGGAACTGATGGAGCCGCACGGACTGATCATGGTAATGGAACCGCTGAATTACATAAACCATCCCGGTGTATTTCTGAAAACAGTCCCCCAGGCCTATGCCATTGCCAAAGCCGTCGACAGCCCGTCATGCAAAATTCTCGATGATCTCTATCACGAACAGATACAGAACGGGAACCTGATTCACAACCTTGACCGCGCCTGGGACGAAATCGCCTACATCCAGGTCGGCGATGTGCCGGGCCGCAAGGAACCGACCACCGGTGAAATTAATTATAAGAACATTTTTCAACACCTTCATCAAAAAGGTTACAAAGGCATCATCGGTATGGAACACGGCATCAGCCGGCCCGGTATCGAAGGTGAACGGAGCCTGATTCAGGCCTACCGTGAAGTCGATAACTTTGAACTCTGA